One stretch of Candidatus Eisenbacteria bacterium DNA includes these proteins:
- a CDS encoding glycosyltransferase family 2 protein, whose amino-acid sequence MPRVSVLIPAYDAAATLPSCLRSLARQTETDWECIVVDDGSRDATRAVAEEAARRDARIRVVAIPHGGIVAALEAGLDACRAPLVARMDADDVMCRGRLAAQTAVLAADPALAAVGCHVRFFPRRGMTDGLRDYERWLRSVDGPRRVREEAFVECPVGHPTLVIRREVLARLRYRDAGWPEDYDLVLRLLAAGHEIGVVPRRLVAWRDGSARLTRTSPVYAQERIVACKAAFLADGFLAGDGAYVLWGHGGTGRALRRALAAHGRRPSHVVEVHPGRLGNRIDGAPVVAPERLTALPRGRLVASVAGAEARAEIRGFLAHIGWVELRDYVVAA is encoded by the coding sequence GTGCCCCGCGTCTCCGTCCTGATCCCCGCGTACGATGCCGCCGCGACGCTCCCGTCGTGCCTGCGAAGCCTCGCGCGCCAGACCGAGACCGACTGGGAATGCATCGTCGTCGACGACGGCTCGCGCGACGCGACACGGGCCGTCGCCGAGGAGGCCGCGCGGCGTGATGCACGCATCCGGGTCGTCGCGATTCCGCACGGCGGCATCGTCGCGGCGCTCGAGGCGGGGCTCGACGCGTGCCGCGCTCCGCTGGTGGCGCGCATGGACGCCGACGACGTCATGTGCCGGGGGCGGCTCGCCGCACAGACGGCGGTCCTCGCCGCCGATCCGGCGCTGGCCGCGGTCGGCTGTCACGTGCGCTTCTTCCCGCGACGCGGCATGACCGACGGTCTGCGCGACTACGAGCGATGGCTCCGGAGCGTCGACGGCCCGCGGCGCGTGCGCGAGGAGGCGTTCGTCGAGTGTCCCGTCGGCCATCCGACCCTCGTGATCCGGCGCGAGGTGCTGGCGCGACTCCGCTATCGCGACGCGGGCTGGCCCGAGGACTACGACCTCGTGCTGCGCCTGCTCGCCGCGGGGCACGAGATCGGCGTCGTCCCGCGCCGTCTCGTCGCCTGGCGCGACGGGTCCGCGCGCCTCACGCGCACGAGCCCCGTCTACGCGCAGGAGCGCATCGTCGCCTGCAAGGCGGCGTTCCTCGCCGACGGCTTTCTGGCCGGCGACGGCGCGTACGTCCTGTGGGGCCACGGCGGCACCGGTCGCGCCCTTCGCCGCGCGCTGGCCGCGCACGGAAGACGCCCGTCGCACGTCGTCGAGGTCCATCCCGGACGCCTCGGCAACCGCATCGACGGCGCACCCGTCGTCGCGCCGGAGCGCTTGACCGCCCTTCCGCGCGGGCGCCTCGTCGCCTCGGTCGCCGGCGCCGAAGCGCGCGCCGAGATCCGTGGCTTCCTCGCCCACATCGGCTGGGTGGAGCTGCGCGACTACGTCGTCGCCGCGTGA
- a CDS encoding EthD domain-containing protein, with translation MTKLVFCLRRLSHLSREEFQRYWFDRHAPLVRSHAAALRIRRYVQTHTLSHPLNEALQASRGGPEAFDGVAELWWDGPDDLAAATATPEGRAAGAALLEDERKFIDLERSPLFVATERPIVA, from the coding sequence ATGACGAAGCTCGTGTTCTGCCTGCGGCGGCTCTCGCACCTCTCGCGCGAGGAGTTCCAGCGCTACTGGTTCGATCGGCACGCACCGCTCGTCCGCTCGCATGCGGCGGCGCTCCGCATCCGGCGCTACGTACAGACGCACACGCTGAGCCATCCGCTGAACGAGGCACTGCAGGCGTCCCGCGGTGGCCCCGAGGCGTTCGACGGCGTGGCCGAGCTGTGGTGGGACGGTCCGGACGACCTCGCGGCCGCCACGGCCACGCCCGAGGGCCGGGCCGCGGGCGCGGCGCTCCTCGAGGACGAGCGGAAGTTCATCGACCTCGAACGCTCGCCGCTCTTCGTCGCGACCGAGCGGCCGATCGTCGCGTGA
- a CDS encoding GH116 family glycosyl-hydrolase, which translates to MPLRAGFDPSTGTYIDARATRGFPMGGIGAGGFTLATDGGFGEFRWNNNWMCPIRNVRGAFHALFVAQQDRRRMVMLRRAREDEYAGVEPVRSTIFAGMPPAFALAFEDELPVEVALEGFTPHVPHDVRDSTLPAAVFRFRIESRSDAPCDVAVLFALENLLGRGGTGHLGVELGPAQELTGVRARIVYDGVAGDFQEAAAVGVRRGVRFRTTQRWDARAHRAGVVGEYLLLAEPAPGLEITVCDGFDAGGARPFVLDDFARDGRIESRQSGRLGDDEGHRPAAAVAARTRLAGRAVAEIVFVLAWWTPDHVTEPALAVRGTDGPHDGTRVGHVYECHFASVDAVAAHVLDHRRQLEHGSTEVTALLEASTLPHWLVRALGSSIDSTLCNTIVPASGRMYTLEGLDWHWPMGGLTGTNDQRLSAHPYTSVFFTDLDVTELDEFRRLADARGAIPHGNGNCDLGLGTTDVPYGWPMFIKDFLPAKEWTDLTMSFVLQAGKLWRTTGDRDLLDRFWPAMVRGMEYLSGIAPHGVPEGGTTYDVWDFPGTFVYTATLYLAALRTMQDAARAADPSLAGRYEERYTVAARRTDTLWDARGFYRSCETIDSIFTAALAGDWAARYAGLDPVVDPSRAARHLRHQHRVLVEGAERASARHPALPWSEATFDGEKRTHRLAAGLSEGEEFTYVWQVLSYQAMEQVYLGEVAAGLETMRRFYERLWDDGHAWSGGLRGNGESVYMTHPVIWAVTNALTGAALDVPGRALHLSPRTGGEIAHLVCPFFFPAFWAVLHYRPGAGRMTVEVVRTFGEPVEIDRVVHRPLAGPVRVHELGRTRMTIGTRFTVATEEGST; encoded by the coding sequence ATGCCGCTGCGGGCGGGCTTCGATCCCTCGACCGGGACCTACATCGATGCGCGCGCGACCCGCGGCTTTCCGATGGGCGGCATCGGCGCCGGTGGCTTCACCCTGGCGACGGACGGCGGGTTCGGCGAGTTCCGGTGGAACAACAACTGGATGTGCCCGATCCGGAACGTGCGCGGCGCGTTCCACGCGCTCTTCGTGGCGCAGCAGGATCGCCGCCGGATGGTGATGCTGCGCCGCGCGCGCGAGGACGAGTACGCCGGCGTCGAGCCCGTGCGCTCGACGATCTTCGCGGGCATGCCGCCGGCCTTCGCGCTCGCCTTCGAAGACGAGCTGCCGGTCGAGGTCGCGCTCGAGGGATTCACGCCGCACGTGCCGCACGACGTGCGCGACTCGACCCTTCCGGCGGCCGTCTTCCGCTTCCGGATCGAGAGCCGCTCCGACGCGCCATGCGACGTCGCCGTCCTGTTCGCGCTCGAGAACCTGCTCGGACGCGGCGGCACGGGGCACCTGGGCGTCGAGCTCGGCCCCGCGCAGGAGCTGACCGGCGTGCGCGCCCGCATCGTCTACGACGGCGTCGCGGGCGACTTCCAGGAAGCGGCGGCGGTGGGCGTGCGTCGGGGCGTCCGCTTCCGCACGACGCAGCGGTGGGACGCGCGCGCACACCGCGCCGGCGTCGTCGGCGAATACCTCCTCCTGGCCGAGCCGGCGCCGGGTCTCGAGATCACGGTCTGCGACGGGTTCGATGCCGGCGGCGCGCGGCCGTTCGTGCTCGACGACTTCGCGCGCGACGGTCGCATCGAGTCTCGCCAGTCGGGGCGCCTCGGCGACGACGAGGGCCATCGCCCCGCCGCCGCCGTCGCGGCGCGCACCCGGCTCGCCGGACGCGCCGTCGCGGAGATCGTGTTCGTGCTCGCCTGGTGGACGCCCGATCACGTGACCGAGCCCGCGCTGGCCGTGCGTGGCACCGACGGCCCACACGACGGCACGCGCGTCGGGCACGTCTACGAATGCCACTTCGCGTCCGTCGACGCCGTCGCGGCACACGTCCTCGACCACCGCCGTCAGCTCGAGCACGGTTCGACCGAGGTGACGGCGCTGCTCGAAGCCTCGACGCTCCCGCACTGGCTCGTGCGGGCGCTCGGAAGCTCGATCGACTCGACGCTCTGCAACACGATCGTGCCCGCGAGCGGTCGGATGTACACGCTCGAAGGGCTCGACTGGCACTGGCCGATGGGTGGCCTCACCGGCACCAATGACCAGCGCCTGTCCGCGCACCCGTACACGTCGGTGTTCTTCACCGACCTCGACGTGACCGAGCTCGACGAGTTCCGCCGTCTCGCCGACGCGCGCGGCGCCATCCCGCACGGTAACGGCAACTGCGACCTCGGCCTCGGCACGACCGACGTGCCGTACGGCTGGCCGATGTTCATCAAGGACTTCCTGCCCGCCAAGGAATGGACCGATCTCACGATGTCGTTCGTCCTGCAGGCGGGGAAGCTCTGGCGGACGACGGGGGATCGCGACCTGCTCGACCGCTTCTGGCCTGCGATGGTGCGCGGCATGGAGTACCTCTCCGGGATCGCGCCGCACGGGGTGCCGGAGGGCGGCACGACGTACGACGTGTGGGACTTCCCGGGCACGTTCGTCTACACGGCCACGCTCTACCTGGCGGCGCTGCGCACGATGCAGGATGCCGCCCGGGCGGCCGATCCCTCGCTCGCCGGCCGCTACGAGGAGCGCTACACGGTCGCCGCGCGTCGCACCGACACGCTGTGGGACGCACGCGGCTTCTACCGGAGCTGCGAGACGATCGATTCGATCTTCACGGCCGCCCTCGCGGGCGATTGGGCCGCCCGCTACGCCGGGCTCGATCCCGTCGTCGACCCGTCGCGGGCGGCGAGGCACCTGCGGCATCAGCATCGCGTGCTCGTCGAGGGCGCGGAGCGGGCGTCGGCGCGCCACCCGGCGCTGCCGTGGTCGGAGGCGACGTTCGACGGCGAGAAGCGCACGCACCGCCTCGCGGCGGGGCTCTCCGAGGGCGAGGAGTTCACGTACGTCTGGCAGGTGCTGTCCTACCAGGCGATGGAGCAGGTCTACCTGGGCGAGGTCGCGGCCGGGCTCGAGACGATGCGGCGCTTCTACGAGCGCCTGTGGGACGACGGCCATGCGTGGAGCGGAGGCCTGCGCGGCAACGGCGAGTCCGTCTACATGACGCACCCGGTGATCTGGGCGGTGACGAACGCGCTCACGGGCGCGGCGCTCGACGTGCCGGGTCGGGCGCTCCATCTCTCGCCGCGGACCGGAGGCGAGATCGCACACCTCGTGTGCCCGTTCTTCTTCCCCGCGTTCTGGGCGGTCCTTCACTACCGTCCCGGCGCCGGGCGGATGACGGTGGAGGTCGTGCGCACGTTCGGCGAGCCGGTCGAGATCGATCGCGTCGTCCACCGGCCGCTCGCGGGCCCGGTGCGCGTGCACGAGCTCGGCCGCACACGCATGACGATCGGAACGAGGTTCACGGTCGCAACCGAGGAGGGATCGACATGA
- a CDS encoding SDR family NAD(P)-dependent oxidoreductase gives MKELRDKVAVVTGAASGIGRALAGALAAEGMRVVLADVEAGALDEAAHEIARAGAKTIAVRTDVSESDDVEALAKAAQAAFGGVHVVCNNAGVSVSGLTWMHTLADWQWVLGVNLWGVIHGVRTFVPILLAQGGEGHIVNTASVAGLVCAPGMSVYNVTKHGVVALSETLHHELRLMGTQIGVSVLCPAYVDTRIMDSGRNRPATLADTAQELPGRAQLEQMARDLLAAGMPPAKVAAVVVDAIRADRFYVLSHPEWKQFVRARVDAILEDRNPPQAAVEALLNNPGAPR, from the coding sequence ATGAAGGAGCTTCGCGACAAGGTGGCGGTCGTGACGGGTGCCGCGAGCGGCATCGGACGCGCGCTCGCGGGGGCGCTCGCCGCCGAGGGCATGCGGGTCGTGCTCGCCGACGTGGAGGCGGGTGCGCTCGACGAGGCGGCGCACGAGATCGCGCGCGCCGGCGCGAAGACGATCGCCGTGCGCACCGACGTCTCGGAGAGCGACGACGTCGAGGCGCTCGCCAAGGCCGCGCAGGCGGCGTTCGGCGGCGTGCACGTCGTCTGCAACAACGCGGGCGTCTCGGTCTCGGGCCTCACGTGGATGCACACGCTCGCCGACTGGCAGTGGGTGCTGGGGGTGAACCTCTGGGGCGTGATCCACGGCGTGCGCACCTTCGTGCCGATCCTGCTCGCACAGGGTGGCGAGGGGCACATCGTCAACACGGCCTCGGTGGCGGGTCTCGTCTGCGCCCCCGGCATGAGCGTCTACAACGTGACCAAGCACGGCGTCGTCGCGCTCTCCGAGACGCTCCATCACGAGCTGCGCTTGATGGGCACGCAGATCGGCGTCTCGGTCCTGTGCCCGGCGTACGTCGACACGCGCATCATGGATTCGGGCCGCAATCGCCCTGCGACCCTCGCCGACACGGCGCAGGAGCTTCCGGGACGGGCCCAGCTCGAGCAGATGGCCCGCGATCTGCTCGCCGCGGGCATGCCGCCCGCGAAGGTCGCCGCGGTCGTCGTGGACGCCATCCGTGCCGACCGCTTCTACGTCCTGTCGCACCCGGAGTGGAAGCAGTTCGTGCGGGCGCGCGTCGACGCCATCCTCGAGGACCGTAACCCGCCGCAGGCGGCGGTCGAAGCCCTCCTGAACAATCCCGGAGCCCCCCGATGA
- a CDS encoding GNAT family N-acetyltransferase, translated as MSVVVRVLGPDDVPALESFLLEHRDSSLFLRSNLRTAGIVDRGEPYQGTYAAAFDGDRLVGVAAHCWNDSLVVQAPAAVAIVVREAVRVSGRRIRGIVGPWAQLVAARTALGLDGAATRMCSHDDLFALELAALVVPAPLAEGRVHCRATRADDLDLVTRWRVGYRTELMGGVDGPELRRLARDEIELLHRAGSSFLLENGGAPVAFSAFNARLPDVVQIGGVWTPPALRSRGYARAVVAGSLVAARAEGVTRSILFTGEDNPAAQRAYVALGYRRIGDYGLILF; from the coding sequence ATGAGCGTCGTCGTTCGCGTCCTCGGTCCGGACGACGTGCCGGCGCTCGAGTCCTTCCTCCTCGAGCATCGCGACAGCTCGCTCTTCCTGCGTTCGAACCTGCGCACCGCAGGCATCGTCGACCGCGGCGAGCCGTACCAGGGAACATATGCCGCGGCGTTCGACGGTGATCGCCTGGTCGGGGTCGCGGCGCACTGCTGGAACGACAGCCTCGTCGTGCAGGCGCCCGCGGCCGTGGCGATCGTGGTCCGCGAGGCGGTGCGCGTGTCGGGACGCCGGATCCGCGGCATCGTCGGCCCGTGGGCGCAGCTCGTGGCGGCGCGGACGGCGCTCGGGCTCGACGGCGCTGCGACACGCATGTGCTCGCACGACGATCTCTTCGCCCTCGAGCTCGCAGCGCTCGTCGTGCCTGCACCGCTCGCCGAAGGCCGCGTGCATTGCCGTGCGACCCGCGCCGACGACCTCGACCTCGTCACCCGATGGCGCGTCGGCTACCGCACGGAGCTGATGGGCGGGGTGGACGGCCCCGAGCTCCGTCGCCTCGCGCGTGACGAGATCGAGCTGCTGCATCGCGCGGGATCGAGCTTCCTGCTCGAGAACGGCGGCGCCCCGGTCGCGTTCTCGGCGTTCAACGCACGCCTACCCGACGTCGTACAGATCGGGGGCGTATGGACGCCGCCCGCGCTGCGCTCGCGCGGCTACGCCCGCGCCGTCGTCGCCGGCTCGCTCGTCGCGGCGCGCGCCGAGGGCGTCACGCGCTCCATCCTCTTCACCGGCGAGGACAACCCGGCGGCGCAGCGTGCGTATGTAGCGCTCGGGTACCGCCGGATCGGGGACTATGGGCTGATCCTCTTCTGA
- a CDS encoding GHMP kinase, producing the protein MSEELFVPGRLCLVGEHADWAGAHRASRPEIAPGYCLVAGTDQGLRAEVSRSDAVEIETVLPDGGARGPERTAAREDALGAVAAAGGFFSYAAGVAAEIVGRYGTGGARIRIVHDDLPVGKGLSSSAAISVLVARAFGRLYDLGLSLGDEMRLAYAGERRTGSQCGLMDQVCAYGRRVTFLTFDGPGFDVEPLGVGGPLHLLVVDLRRGKDTRRILADLNACFPDAPGALAAGVREALGPRNAPLVAEARQAVATGDARALGDVMTRAQATFDALVAPACTELAAPRLHEVLAHPAVRELAWGGKGVGSQGDGCAQLVARGAAERDTLALRLARELDVGTLPLTLGEAR; encoded by the coding sequence GTGAGCGAGGAGCTCTTCGTCCCCGGACGGCTCTGCCTCGTCGGCGAGCACGCCGACTGGGCGGGCGCACATCGGGCGTCGCGCCCGGAAATCGCGCCGGGGTACTGTCTCGTCGCGGGCACCGATCAAGGTCTGCGCGCGGAGGTGTCGCGGTCGGACGCCGTCGAGATCGAGACGGTCCTGCCGGACGGCGGCGCACGCGGGCCCGAGCGCACGGCGGCACGCGAGGACGCGCTCGGAGCCGTCGCAGCCGCGGGAGGGTTCTTCAGCTACGCGGCGGGCGTCGCAGCCGAGATCGTCGGCCGCTACGGCACGGGCGGCGCGCGCATCCGCATCGTCCACGACGACCTGCCGGTGGGGAAGGGGCTGTCGTCATCGGCCGCGATCTCGGTCCTGGTCGCCCGCGCCTTCGGGCGGCTCTACGACCTCGGGCTGTCGCTCGGCGACGAGATGCGGCTCGCGTACGCCGGCGAGCGGCGCACGGGCTCGCAATGCGGGCTCATGGATCAGGTCTGCGCGTACGGACGGCGGGTCACGTTCCTCACCTTCGACGGGCCCGGCTTCGACGTCGAGCCGCTCGGGGTGGGCGGGCCGCTCCACCTGCTCGTCGTCGATCTCCGGCGCGGCAAGGACACGCGCCGCATCCTCGCCGATCTCAACGCCTGCTTTCCGGACGCGCCGGGAGCGCTCGCCGCCGGAGTGCGCGAAGCGCTCGGACCCCGCAACGCGCCCCTGGTTGCCGAGGCACGCCAGGCGGTCGCGACCGGCGACGCCCGCGCCCTGGGCGACGTGATGACGCGCGCGCAGGCCACCTTCGACGCGCTGGTCGCGCCCGCGTGCACGGAGCTGGCGGCGCCGCGGCTGCACGAGGTGCTCGCCCACCCGGCGGTCCGCGAGCTGGCGTGGGGCGGGAAGGGCGTCGGATCGCAGGGCGACGGCTGCGCACAGCTCGTCGCGCGCGGCGCGGCCGAGCGCGACACGCTCGCGTTGCGGCTTGCACGCGAGCTCGACGTCGGCACGCTGCCGCTGACGCTCGGGGAGGCGCGATGA
- a CDS encoding glycosyltransferase gives MTRAVPRRGVRVSVCVIARDEAQALGACLASAAPVADEVIVVDTGSSDDTPAIALAHGARVVHAPWQDDFAAARNVALAEARGTWILSLDADEVLSIDAAEGLRSTASEAGAPALRLPIEEIGTTGDIESIHFAVRLFRRAPGHRWQRPIHERVTAAATEYAALPIRHHGYATAASRTRRLERNRILLERAVAEAPSDAELRQRLAATLFAQGDAYAAAAHAEAALRRTRSTMTGLLAIETLSRARLAAGDVSGAANACRTALALRPDWIDVRLVLAEACQRAGKVDEALLHYGRFLCDREHLLLDVTWPIRLPSLSSLTAEPLARAELASVHAALHRADSRHHVIVGTA, from the coding sequence ATGACGCGGGCCGTCCCGCGCCGTGGGGTTCGCGTCAGCGTGTGCGTGATCGCCCGCGACGAGGCCCAGGCGCTGGGCGCGTGTCTCGCGAGCGCCGCACCGGTCGCCGACGAGGTCATCGTCGTCGATACCGGATCGAGCGACGACACGCCCGCAATCGCTCTCGCGCACGGCGCACGCGTCGTCCATGCGCCGTGGCAGGACGACTTCGCAGCCGCGCGAAACGTGGCCCTCGCGGAGGCGCGCGGCACGTGGATCCTGTCGCTCGATGCGGACGAGGTGCTCTCGATCGACGCGGCCGAGGGGCTCCGCAGCACGGCATCGGAGGCCGGCGCGCCGGCGTTGCGCCTGCCCATCGAGGAGATCGGCACGACCGGCGACATCGAGTCGATCCACTTCGCCGTGCGTCTGTTCCGCCGCGCCCCCGGGCACCGCTGGCAGCGTCCGATCCACGAGCGGGTGACGGCGGCGGCGACGGAATACGCCGCGCTCCCGATCCGTCACCACGGCTATGCGACGGCGGCGTCGCGCACGAGGCGCCTCGAGCGCAATCGCATCCTCCTCGAGCGCGCCGTCGCCGAGGCGCCCTCCGACGCCGAGCTGCGCCAGCGGCTGGCCGCGACCCTGTTCGCCCAGGGCGACGCGTACGCCGCGGCCGCCCACGCCGAAGCGGCGCTCCGGCGCACCCGCTCGACCATGACCGGGCTGCTCGCGATCGAGACGCTCTCGCGTGCCCGGCTCGCGGCCGGCGACGTCAGCGGCGCCGCGAACGCGTGCCGGACCGCGCTCGCGCTGCGGCCGGACTGGATCGACGTTCGCCTCGTCCTGGCCGAGGCGTGCCAGCGCGCGGGCAAGGTGGACGAAGCGCTGCTCCACTACGGCCGCTTCCTGTGCGATCGCGAGCACCTGCTGCTCGACGTCACCTGGCCGATCCGCCTGCCGAGCCTCTCCAGCCTCACGGCGGAGCCGCTCGCCCGCGCCGAGCTCGCGAGCGTGCACGCGGCGCTGCATCGCGCCGACAGCCGTCACCACGTCATCGTCGGCACGGCGTAA
- a CDS encoding MMPL family transporter: MLRFARWLAEKPWITLAVATLATAVLGYYALQIRIESALDSVLPAGDESVTYYQRVLDTFGSDDIGVVGLLADDLFAPQTLEKLNRVTLALAKLPGVEKVFSLTNAPDIAADFVTPPKLLPRMPPAPEDVAALHKRLQEVPFYRRNLVSDDYRGTAINVFFKPLSDKAYTDLKLDEQIAAILAAEQSASEHLYFTGGSHVKQAAVDMVREDLFRFTPIAVALIIVVLWISFRTKRGVILPFLSVVTPLIWTIGIMVLTGHAINLGTFVLPPLLLVVGCSYAIHVMARYYEQTETRTDRTEVVVRAFERVWVPLLISAFTTAVGFGSLMVNRIPAIFQLGEFAVVGVLCLTASTLVALPATLALLPVERVARRAAAGTPLLNRVLQRLAWAASHARVPIMLGALAIGVVSLFGLRRIQVDADFLYYFTPRAPVRVDFETINKSIVGSNLFSIVIEGEKETLKRYEVLKLVKDLQGFVESLPGVTSTLSIIDYLELLESGLNKPTGGDLEIDEQGNLVPAAPPRTFWEDPSKLANVLKMVATKSETFKGAVTPDFSAANFVVRTRLSGSRAIEETLQRIRTYIATHFPKDLPVHLTGNLVLQTGTTSDIVAGQIESLSIALGVIFIVMSAMFLSLRIGFLAIIPNVLPIVIFFGVMGWLGILLNLGTSLIAAIALGIAVDSTVHYMARLNLEVKGETDQTAAITRAVKTVGVPIFYTTVALFFGFLTFAFSSFVPIQNFGVLSAVTMATALVANLLLLPAVLGTTKIITLWDLVGVKLGEDPASTIPLFAGLRPSQARVVVLMGEAKKFRPGETIIRAGEMGDEMYVLLDGRSEVWIGDGEGERKRVDELRRGDVFGEMGLVRHVERSADVVAASDVEVLAVDQRFLDRVQRRYPRIASKVFLNLSKILSDKLERTNRRVVAARA, from the coding sequence ATGCTGCGGTTCGCTCGCTGGCTCGCCGAGAAGCCGTGGATCACGCTCGCCGTCGCCACCCTGGCGACGGCCGTGCTCGGCTACTACGCGCTGCAGATCCGCATCGAGAGCGCGCTCGACAGCGTGCTGCCCGCCGGGGACGAGTCGGTGACCTACTACCAGCGGGTCCTCGACACGTTCGGCAGTGACGACATCGGCGTCGTCGGCCTGCTCGCCGACGACCTCTTCGCGCCGCAGACGCTCGAGAAACTGAACCGCGTGACGCTCGCCCTCGCGAAGCTGCCGGGCGTCGAGAAGGTGTTCTCGCTCACCAACGCCCCGGACATCGCCGCCGATTTCGTCACGCCCCCGAAGCTGCTCCCGCGCATGCCGCCCGCGCCCGAGGACGTCGCGGCGCTCCACAAGCGGCTACAAGAGGTGCCGTTCTATCGGCGGAACCTGGTGTCCGACGACTACCGCGGCACGGCGATCAACGTCTTCTTCAAGCCCCTCTCGGACAAGGCCTACACCGACCTCAAGCTCGACGAGCAGATCGCGGCGATCCTGGCCGCCGAGCAGAGCGCTTCGGAGCACCTCTACTTCACCGGCGGGTCGCACGTGAAGCAGGCAGCGGTCGACATGGTGCGGGAGGATCTCTTCCGCTTCACACCGATCGCGGTCGCACTGATCATCGTCGTGCTGTGGATCTCCTTTCGCACCAAGCGCGGCGTCATCCTGCCCTTCCTGTCGGTGGTGACCCCGCTCATCTGGACGATCGGGATCATGGTGCTGACCGGGCACGCCATCAACCTCGGGACGTTCGTGCTGCCGCCGCTCCTGTTGGTCGTCGGATGCTCGTACGCCATCCACGTGATGGCGCGCTACTACGAGCAGACCGAGACCCGGACGGACCGCACCGAGGTCGTGGTACGGGCCTTCGAGCGCGTGTGGGTTCCGCTGCTCATCTCGGCGTTCACGACCGCCGTCGGCTTCGGCTCGCTCATGGTGAACCGCATCCCGGCGATCTTCCAGCTGGGCGAGTTCGCCGTCGTGGGCGTGCTGTGCCTCACGGCGAGCACGCTCGTGGCGCTCCCGGCGACGCTGGCCTTGTTGCCGGTCGAGCGCGTGGCTCGCCGCGCCGCGGCCGGCACGCCGCTCCTCAATCGCGTCCTCCAGCGGCTCGCGTGGGCGGCGTCGCATGCGCGCGTCCCGATCATGTTGGGCGCGCTCGCGATCGGCGTCGTCTCGCTGTTCGGACTTCGACGCATCCAGGTCGACGCCGACTTCCTCTACTACTTCACGCCGCGTGCCCCGGTGCGGGTCGACTTCGAGACGATCAACAAGTCGATCGTGGGCTCGAACCTCTTCAGCATCGTCATCGAGGGCGAGAAGGAGACGCTCAAGCGCTACGAGGTCCTGAAGCTCGTCAAGGACCTGCAGGGGTTCGTCGAGAGCCTGCCCGGCGTCACGTCGACCCTCTCGATCATCGACTATCTCGAGCTGCTCGAGAGTGGCCTCAACAAACCGACGGGAGGCGACCTCGAAATCGACGAGCAGGGCAACCTCGTTCCGGCGGCGCCGCCGCGGACGTTCTGGGAAGACCCGAGCAAGCTCGCGAACGTGCTCAAGATGGTCGCGACGAAGTCGGAGACGTTCAAGGGCGCCGTCACGCCCGACTTCTCGGCGGCGAACTTCGTCGTGCGCACGCGCCTCTCGGGCTCGCGGGCGATCGAAGAGACGCTGCAGAGGATCCGCACCTACATCGCGACCCACTTCCCGAAGGATCTCCCGGTGCATCTCACGGGAAACCTCGTGCTCCAGACCGGGACGACGTCGGACATCGTCGCCGGGCAGATCGAAAGCCTCTCGATCGCGCTCGGCGTCATCTTCATAGTGATGTCGGCGATGTTCCTGTCGCTGCGGATCGGGTTCCTGGCCATCATCCCGAACGTCCTGCCCATCGTGATCTTCTTCGGCGTCATGGGCTGGCTCGGCATTCTGCTGAACCTCGGCACGAGCCTCATCGCGGCGATCGCGCTCGGCATCGCCGTCGACTCGACCGTGCACTACATGGCGCGCCTCAACCTCGAGGTGAAGGGCGAGACGGACCAGACGGCGGCGATCACGCGCGCCGTGAAGACGGTCGGCGTGCCGATCTTCTACACGACGGTGGCTCTGTTCTTCGGCTTCCTGACATTCGCCTTCTCGAGCTTCGTGCCGATCCAGAACTTCGGGGTCCTCTCCGCCGTCACGATGGCGACCGCGCTGGTCGCGAACCTGCTTCTGCTGCCGGCCGTCCTCGGGACGACCAAGATCATCACGCTGTGGGACCTGGTCGGCGTGAAGCTCGGCGAGGATCCGGCGAGCACGATTCCGCTCTTCGCGGGCTTGCGTCCCTCGCAGGCGCGCGTCGTCGTGCTCATGGGCGAGGCGAAGAAGTTCCGGCCCGGCGAGACCATCATCCGCGCGGGCGAGATGGGCGACGAGATGTACGTCCTGCTCGACGGGCGCAGCGAGGTGTGGATCGGCGACGGCGAGGGCGAGCGCAAACGCGTCGACGAGCTGCGGCGCGGCGACGTCTTCGGCGAGATGGGGCTCGTGCGGCACGTCGAGCGCTCTGCCGACGTCGTCGCCGCGAGCGACGTCGAGGTGCTGGCGGTCGACCAGCGCTTCCTGGACCGCGTGCAGCGCCGCTACCCGCGCATCGCCTCGAAGGTGTTCCTGAACCTCTCGAAGATCCTCTCCGACAAGCTCGAGCGCACGAACCGCCGCGTCGTGGCGGCGCGGGCATAG